One genomic segment of Pelagerythrobacter marensis includes these proteins:
- a CDS encoding DUF3830 family protein has protein sequence MRIIRLVEPESGLSARCQLLDDAAPVSAQFLWDLAERKAGFDAMHAIWTGPEISVPMPAGVLPGDMDQPAVPPENATSYPDAGDIVLAYLAAGSTKGLPPGDFYDIGLFYGGGGRLMMPFGWIQANVCARILDEDLAKAQADCRTIRRNGACTLSLETV, from the coding sequence ATGCGGATCATTCGATTGGTAGAACCGGAATCCGGCCTGTCTGCTCGCTGCCAGTTGCTGGACGATGCGGCGCCCGTGTCGGCGCAGTTCCTCTGGGATCTTGCCGAACGCAAGGCCGGCTTCGACGCGATGCACGCGATCTGGACCGGCCCGGAAATTTCAGTTCCGATGCCCGCCGGGGTCCTGCCCGGCGATATGGACCAGCCCGCCGTTCCGCCCGAGAACGCTACATCGTATCCGGATGCCGGTGACATCGTCCTGGCCTATCTTGCAGCGGGCAGCACCAAAGGTCTGCCGCCGGGCGACTTTTACGACATCGGGCTGTTCTATGGCGGCGGTGGGCGCCTGATGATGCCGTTCGGCTGGATCCAGGCGAACGTGTGCGCACGTATCCTGGATGAGGATCTGGCCAAGGCTCAGGCCGATTGCCGTACGATCCGCCGCAACGGCGCCTGCACCCTGTCGCTCGAAACGGTCTGA
- a CDS encoding bile acid:sodium symporter family protein, with product MAYDDLMALLGDWLLPGSLVAIMASMGLSLTADDFRQVFRNKRALILGVCSMLVVPPLIGVTMALTVAPTAALAVGFVLLATTPGGMLSNLFTDMAKGDLALSMSMTLIISMIYIVVVPFYAHFALLHFMGLDAEVNIPLGQFFWDIFSITLLPVATGFAVRAWRPALALSIKPYVKNIATIVLFASFGLILFDQVPVLRENLGALFWITVAINLAVVLVVMGIVRFAGFSRRENTAIGIEHLMRQEGTAIFIAVSIVGNNEMSLPMIMNTPVALCFVLIFVAAARRMGRDSSSFGRAAT from the coding sequence ATGGCGTACGATGATCTGATGGCGCTGCTGGGCGACTGGCTCCTGCCGGGTTCGCTGGTCGCCATCATGGCCTCTATGGGGCTGTCGCTGACGGCGGACGATTTCCGGCAGGTGTTTCGCAACAAGCGGGCGCTGATACTCGGCGTATGTTCGATGCTGGTGGTGCCACCCTTGATCGGCGTGACCATGGCGCTGACCGTCGCCCCCACCGCCGCCCTGGCGGTCGGGTTCGTGTTGCTGGCGACGACACCGGGCGGCATGCTGTCGAACCTGTTTACCGACATGGCGAAAGGCGATCTGGCGCTGTCGATGTCGATGACGCTGATCATCAGCATGATCTACATCGTGGTCGTGCCATTCTATGCGCATTTTGCGCTGCTGCACTTCATGGGGCTGGACGCGGAAGTGAACATTCCGCTGGGCCAGTTCTTCTGGGATATCTTCTCGATCACGCTGTTGCCCGTGGCGACCGGTTTCGCCGTGCGGGCCTGGCGCCCCGCGCTGGCGCTGAGCATCAAGCCCTATGTGAAGAACATCGCGACGATCGTGCTGTTCGCCTCGTTCGGGCTGATCCTGTTCGATCAGGTCCCGGTCCTGCGCGAGAACCTGGGCGCGCTGTTCTGGATAACTGTTGCGATCAATCTCGCCGTCGTTCTGGTCGTCATGGGCATAGTGCGGTTCGCGGGATTCTCGCGGCGCGAAAATACCGCCATCGGGATAGAACACCTTATGCGGCAGGAAGGAACGGCGATCTTTATCGCCGTATCCATCGTGGGAAATAACGAAATGTCCCTGCCGATGATCATGAATACGCCGGTTGCCCTGTGCTTCGTTCTCATTTTTGTTGCTGCGGCAAGACGAATGGGGCGCGACAGTTCGTCATTTGGCCGTGCGGCAACCTGA
- a CDS encoding NAD(P)/FAD-dependent oxidoreductase: MPRTGASDAHGAQAPDQSLWLSTAPAGATLPPLRGHVETEVLVIGAGVAGATTALHLAERGIQVAVVEAGEPGCGATGQSGGLIAPDYIRHSPETICTALGTEAGERLTRMIGRSAQTVFDLVERHAIDCDPRQDGFYTPAHTEALAQDQRQYAEQWRTRGYDVDFVEAEASARLFGSPRYAGALQFRTGGSLNPLAYVRGLIRSALDSGAKVFANSRVKSLTRQAGGWICRTREGTIRARRLVLAANGGNAALHPAMERTSLPLHVVQFATSPLSSDQRQATLPEGGAFTDKRPYLFTARTDRHGHLISGYPTTFFVRGDRARRREAERRLRQNFAALPAPDIGHIWRGLAWVNTSFLPEIYDLGDDAIAIQACNGRGIATNTALGVELAEMLATGEREALSVQPRSPQPIRFHAAAAMMPKLLMSLAYLSD; encoded by the coding sequence ATGCCACGCACAGGTGCGTCAGATGCCCACGGCGCCCAGGCGCCGGACCAGTCGTTGTGGCTCTCCACAGCGCCTGCCGGTGCGACCCTGCCGCCGCTGCGGGGACACGTGGAGACGGAGGTTCTCGTGATCGGGGCCGGTGTGGCAGGGGCCACCACTGCCCTCCATCTTGCCGAGCGCGGCATACAGGTGGCGGTGGTCGAAGCCGGCGAACCGGGTTGCGGCGCCACCGGGCAGAGCGGCGGGCTGATCGCGCCCGATTACATTCGCCATTCGCCTGAAACGATTTGCACGGCCCTGGGGACCGAGGCTGGCGAGCGATTGACGCGCATGATCGGTCGTTCGGCGCAGACCGTGTTCGATCTTGTCGAAAGACATGCGATAGATTGCGATCCGCGGCAGGACGGGTTCTACACCCCCGCCCATACGGAGGCACTGGCCCAGGACCAGCGCCAATATGCCGAGCAGTGGCGGACGCGGGGCTACGATGTCGACTTTGTCGAGGCGGAGGCAAGTGCACGCCTGTTCGGAAGCCCGCGCTATGCCGGTGCGCTGCAGTTCCGGACAGGCGGCAGCCTAAATCCCCTGGCCTATGTTCGCGGTCTGATACGCTCAGCGCTCGATAGTGGTGCGAAAGTGTTTGCCAACAGCCGGGTGAAGTCTCTGACGCGCCAGGCCGGCGGCTGGATCTGTCGCACCCGCGAAGGCACGATCCGCGCCCGGCGGCTGGTACTGGCGGCCAATGGCGGCAACGCAGCCCTGCATCCGGCGATGGAGCGCACCAGTCTGCCGCTCCATGTGGTGCAGTTCGCCACCTCACCGCTTTCTTCGGATCAGCGGCAGGCGACTTTGCCCGAAGGCGGCGCTTTCACCGACAAGCGTCCGTACCTGTTTACCGCCCGAACCGATCGGCACGGTCATCTGATTTCCGGTTATCCGACGACTTTTTTCGTACGGGGAGATCGGGCGCGCCGGCGCGAGGCGGAACGGCGGCTGCGGCAGAATTTCGCGGCCCTGCCCGCCCCCGATATCGGCCACATCTGGCGCGGGCTTGCCTGGGTCAACACTTCGTTCCTGCCCGAGATTTACGATCTTGGCGATGATGCAATCGCGATCCAGGCCTGCAACGGGCGCGGCATCGCCACCAACACCGCATTGGGCGTGGAACTGGCGGAGATGCTCGCGACCGGCGAGCGTGAGGCTTTGTCGGTGCAGCCGCGCAGCCCGCAACCCATTCGCTTTCACGCTGCCGCGGCGATGATGCCCAAGTTGCTCATGTCCCTCGCATACCTGTCGGACTGA
- a CDS encoding MarR family winged helix-turn-helix transcriptional regulator, with amino-acid sequence MDAFRSGNPRTPAFQVERYPFYLLTRLVSRYNTIIDTRLRAIDLDIPSWRVLMILGEKSPRSARDISDTAVINLSTMTRIMQRMIAAGLITKTQSNTDARVSMVALAPEGEKRLATARQATAPIYEHLVNGLAPDEFEQLIGLLNQLHDNLEPLVP; translated from the coding sequence ATGGACGCCTTCCGATCCGGAAATCCGCGCACGCCTGCATTTCAGGTCGAACGCTATCCATTCTATCTGCTCACCCGGCTGGTGAGCCGGTACAACACGATCATCGATACGCGGTTGCGCGCGATCGATCTGGATATCCCCAGTTGGCGAGTGCTGATGATCCTGGGCGAAAAGTCGCCGCGAAGCGCGCGCGATATTTCCGATACGGCCGTCATCAATCTGTCCACCATGACGCGGATCATGCAGCGGATGATCGCCGCGGGTCTGATTACCAAGACCCAAAGCAATACCGACGCGCGTGTTTCGATGGTCGCGCTGGCGCCGGAAGGGGAGAAACGTCTGGCGACGGCGCGGCAGGCCACGGCGCCGATTTACGAACACCTCGTCAACGGACTTGCCCCCGACGAGTTCGAGCAGCTGATCGGCTTGCTCAATCAGCTTCACGACAACCTGGAACCGCTCGTTCCCTGA
- a CDS encoding DUF885 domain-containing protein, which produces MNARLPRLAALCLAAVFVVAARAPDLPELIAEYEDFAAEYPMEAGRSDPTSSREGWPAESPKDMAWRRAELERLADALDRLPDRSLEQEDRINRDHLRALIGWRIEGIDFDERRFAFVAHEGFYNTPYSVARRIDLQNEDQARAWLARMRGIPAYFAQQRANLERGVATGWTHPELVADVAVAVLRKQIARAPEQDPMVEALAAFPAVAAQARGLIANEIRPAQRAMLSYIDGPYREAARQELGIAAVPNGRAYYDFLLRYYTTTDLSAEDIHALGLSEVRRIRAEMDAVIASTGFEGDFAEWLHFLRTDPQFYATSREELIEKYAAAAKRIDGVLPRYFSHLPRQPFTIVPVPRELEEGYTTARGGGGGDMEKGFAGTFVVNTSHLDQRPLYEVPALSLHEAAPGHHTHGALNRENRNLPGFRRARDLLAFREGWALYAERLGHEMGVYRNAYEKFGSLSTEMWRACRMVVDTGIHVMGWDYARARKCFEDNTALADVNIDTELARYIGAPAGAVAYKVGELKIVALRQRAEEALGDRFDIRAFHDLVLAQGQLPMTLLETQVDAWIEANRE; this is translated from the coding sequence ATGAACGCCCGGCTGCCGCGTCTCGCGGCATTGTGCCTGGCTGCTGTATTCGTGGTGGCGGCGCGGGCCCCGGACTTGCCCGAACTGATCGCAGAATACGAAGACTTCGCGGCCGAGTATCCGATGGAAGCCGGCCGGTCCGACCCCACGAGTTCGCGCGAAGGATGGCCTGCAGAATCGCCAAAAGACATGGCATGGCGCCGGGCCGAACTGGAACGGCTGGCGGATGCGCTCGATCGGCTACCCGATCGCTCGCTGGAGCAGGAAGACCGCATCAATCGCGATCATCTGCGCGCGTTGATCGGCTGGCGGATCGAGGGCATCGATTTCGACGAGCGCCGTTTCGCCTTCGTGGCCCACGAAGGATTCTACAACACACCGTATTCCGTGGCTCGCAGGATCGATCTTCAGAACGAAGATCAGGCGCGCGCGTGGTTGGCGCGGATGCGCGGGATACCGGCATACTTCGCGCAACAGCGGGCGAACCTGGAACGCGGCGTGGCGACGGGGTGGACCCACCCGGAACTGGTTGCCGATGTCGCCGTGGCGGTTTTGCGCAAGCAGATCGCGCGCGCGCCTGAACAAGACCCGATGGTCGAAGCGCTGGCGGCGTTCCCTGCGGTCGCGGCACAGGCCCGCGGCCTGATCGCGAACGAAATTCGGCCCGCGCAACGCGCCATGCTGAGCTATATCGACGGTCCGTATCGCGAGGCGGCGCGGCAGGAACTCGGCATCGCGGCGGTTCCGAATGGCCGGGCCTACTACGATTTCCTGCTCCGTTACTACACCACGACCGATCTTTCGGCAGAGGATATTCACGCGCTGGGCCTGTCCGAAGTGCGCCGAATCCGGGCGGAGATGGATGCCGTAATCGCGTCGACCGGGTTCGAGGGTGATTTTGCCGAATGGCTGCATTTCCTGCGGACCGATCCGCAGTTCTACGCCACCAGCCGCGAAGAGCTGATCGAAAAGTACGCAGCAGCCGCGAAACGGATCGACGGCGTTCTACCGCGGTATTTTTCCCATCTTCCGCGTCAGCCCTTCACGATCGTTCCCGTCCCGCGGGAGCTGGAGGAAGGCTACACCACTGCCCGTGGCGGCGGCGGCGGGGACATGGAGAAGGGTTTCGCCGGTACGTTCGTCGTCAACACATCGCACCTCGATCAGCGTCCCCTGTACGAAGTCCCGGCGCTGAGCCTGCACGAAGCTGCGCCGGGGCATCATACGCACGGGGCGCTGAACCGCGAAAACAGGAACCTCCCCGGCTTCCGCCGCGCGCGCGATCTGCTCGCATTCCGCGAAGGCTGGGCGCTCTATGCCGAGCGGCTTGGGCATGAAATGGGCGTTTACCGCAATGCCTATGAGAAGTTCGGCAGCCTATCGACCGAGATGTGGCGCGCCTGCCGCATGGTCGTCGACACCGGCATTCACGTGATGGGCTGGGACTATGCACGGGCGCGGAAGTGCTTTGAGGACAATACCGCGCTGGCGGACGTCAATATCGATACCGAGCTGGCCCGTTATATTGGCGCGCCTGCCGGTGCGGTCGCCTACAAGGTCGGTGAACTGAAGATCGTCGCCCTACGGCAGCGCGCCGAGGAGGCCCTGGGGGATCGCTTCGACATTCGCGCCTTTCACGATCTCGTGCTGGCGCAAGGCCAGTTGCCGATGACTCTGCTGGAAACGCAGGTCGATGCCTGGATCGAAGCCAACCGCGAATAG
- a CDS encoding indolepyruvate oxidoreductase subunit beta family protein produces MTGRERITIAVLGLGGQGGGVLANWIVQLAEACGYIAQGTSVPGVAQRTGATVYYVEMIPADTADAPVLALMPVPGDVDIVVASELMEAGRAILRGFVSKDTLLIGSTHRVYAISEKTAMGDGRASNDRILAAAQERAGRFIGFDMESTADANGSVISSIMFGALAGSGGLPFQREAFENAIRAGGKAIDANLRGFAAGFDAAQGKLDAAETSDTERPEPTSEAGRALAQRIERALPQEAHAFAFEGVRRLIDYQDRRYAELYLDRLEALAGTGEFVAEAARHLALWMSYEDTIRVAALKIRRSRFARVREEVKAQDDQIVQLTEYLHPRLEEICETLPAAIGRRVLASKRMQRLLKPLFAKGRHVETTSLRWFLALQALAGWRRWRRGTLRYAIEQARIEDWLALVRAAEPASALELVKCQRLIKGYGDTFERGLRSFGLIVDRYRQGGIDAAGIARLREAALADEDGKALAAALAA; encoded by the coding sequence ATGACCGGGCGCGAAAGAATCACGATCGCAGTGCTCGGGCTGGGCGGCCAGGGCGGCGGCGTTCTGGCCAACTGGATCGTTCAACTGGCCGAGGCGTGCGGCTATATCGCACAGGGCACATCGGTGCCCGGCGTGGCCCAGCGCACCGGCGCAACCGTCTATTATGTCGAAATGATTCCGGCCGACACTGCGGACGCCCCCGTTCTGGCGCTGATGCCCGTGCCGGGGGATGTCGATATCGTCGTCGCATCCGAACTGATGGAAGCCGGGCGCGCGATCCTGCGCGGCTTCGTCTCGAAAGACACGCTTCTCATCGGATCGACGCACCGTGTCTACGCCATTAGCGAGAAGACCGCGATGGGTGATGGCCGCGCCAGCAACGACCGCATTCTTGCCGCAGCGCAGGAGCGCGCCGGACGCTTCATCGGCTTCGATATGGAATCCACCGCCGATGCGAATGGCAGTGTGATCAGCTCGATCATGTTCGGTGCGCTTGCCGGCAGCGGCGGCCTGCCTTTCCAGCGGGAAGCGTTCGAAAACGCGATCCGGGCGGGCGGGAAAGCCATCGATGCGAACTTGCGCGGTTTTGCCGCTGGGTTCGATGCCGCCCAGGGCAAGCTGGATGCTGCCGAAACGTCGGACACCGAACGCCCGGAACCAACCAGCGAAGCCGGTCGCGCACTGGCACAGCGGATTGAGCGCGCGCTCCCGCAAGAAGCCCATGCCTTTGCGTTCGAGGGCGTTCGGCGGCTGATCGACTATCAGGATCGGCGCTACGCCGAACTCTATCTCGATCGGCTGGAAGCTCTGGCCGGGACCGGCGAATTTGTGGCCGAGGCCGCACGCCATCTGGCGCTGTGGATGTCGTACGAGGACACGATCAGGGTCGCCGCGCTGAAGATCCGGCGCTCGCGCTTTGCGCGCGTCAGGGAAGAGGTGAAGGCGCAGGACGACCAGATCGTGCAACTGACCGAGTATCTCCATCCCCGGCTGGAGGAAATCTGCGAAACCCTGCCCGCAGCGATCGGCCGCCGGGTCCTCGCCAGCAAGCGCATGCAGCGTCTTTTGAAGCCGCTCTTCGCCAAGGGGCGTCATGTCGAAACGACCAGCCTGCGCTGGTTCCTGGCATTGCAAGCGCTCGCGGGTTGGCGGCGCTGGCGGCGGGGGACGCTGCGCTACGCAATCGAACAGGCACGGATTGAAGACTGGCTTGCCCTGGTGCGAGCGGCCGAACCGGCGAGCGCGCTGGAACTCGTCAAATGCCAGCGCCTGATCAAGGGATATGGCGATACGTTCGAACGCGGCCTGCGCAGTTTCGGGCTGATCGTCGACCGTTACCGCCAGGGCGGAATCGATGCCGCCGGGATTGCGCGCCTGCGCGAAGCCGCGCTGGCGGATGAAGACGGGAAGGCGCTGGCGGCGGCCCTTGCCGCCTGA
- a CDS encoding indolepyruvate ferredoxin oxidoreductase subunit alpha: MAERSFKAEIERLKLGEGETFHGEGILAVTKALLESGVAYVGGYQGSPISHLMDVFSDASELMAGLGVHFESSASEATAAAMLAASVNYPLRGAVAWKSVVGTNVASDALSNVASGGVTGGALIILGEDYGEGSSIMQERTHAFAMKSQMWLLDPRPSLPVIVDMVQKGFELSEASNTPVMLELRVRACHVTGSFTARDNRRPPLTVAEAADAPVRDTDRIVLPPANFLHEVEKIEKRWPAGIDFIRRNALNEHFGTEDDDIGIIVQGGIFNSLNRGLELLDLSDAYGNASLPIYVLNVTYPLIPDEVRDFCAGKRAVLVVEEGQPEFIEHELNTLIRRAGLDTTVCGKDVLPRAGEYTADAIREGVSKFLRQHAPGRAPAAQSAPPPALSPASVPQRPAGFCTGCPERPIFSAMKLVQKEIGELHVSADIGCHLFSILPPFHIGNTTMGYGLGTAGASAFKPEGKRAVAIMGDGGFWHNGLTSGIGNAVFNQDDNLTIIVDNGYSAATGGQDILSSRAKPPHRKTNNPIERAVRGVGIAWARTRTRTYDVAGMRDTIREALTSPEKGPKVLIAQSECQLNRQRRLKPQIARALKSGQRVVRERFGVDPDTCTGDHSCIRLSGCPSLSIRTNPDPLRQDPVAHVENSCVGCGVCGEVSHAAILCPSFYKARIISNPSRGDRIRHRMRQWVIGFLQRHDERKLAARAF; the protein is encoded by the coding sequence ATGGCCGAACGCTCCTTCAAGGCGGAAATCGAGCGGCTGAAGCTCGGCGAGGGCGAAACCTTCCATGGCGAAGGTATTCTCGCCGTTACCAAGGCTCTGCTCGAAAGCGGCGTCGCCTACGTCGGGGGATATCAGGGGTCGCCGATCAGCCATCTAATGGATGTGTTCTCCGACGCCAGCGAACTGATGGCGGGGCTTGGCGTCCATTTCGAAAGCTCGGCCAGCGAAGCCACCGCCGCCGCCATGCTGGCCGCTTCGGTCAACTATCCGTTGCGCGGTGCCGTCGCCTGGAAGTCGGTTGTCGGCACGAATGTGGCATCCGATGCCCTGTCCAATGTCGCGTCGGGTGGGGTTACCGGCGGCGCGCTGATCATCCTTGGCGAAGATTACGGCGAAGGTTCCTCGATCATGCAGGAACGCACCCATGCCTTCGCGATGAAATCGCAGATGTGGCTGCTCGATCCGCGACCCAGCCTGCCCGTTATCGTGGATATGGTGCAGAAGGGCTTCGAGCTTTCCGAAGCGTCGAACACTCCCGTTATGCTGGAACTGCGCGTCCGGGCGTGCCACGTCACCGGCAGCTTTACCGCGCGCGACAATCGCCGTCCGCCGCTCACGGTCGCCGAGGCGGCAGACGCACCGGTACGCGATACCGATCGAATCGTGCTGCCCCCGGCAAATTTCCTGCACGAAGTCGAAAAGATCGAGAAGCGCTGGCCCGCGGGAATCGATTTCATCCGCCGCAATGCACTGAACGAACACTTCGGCACCGAAGACGATGACATCGGCATCATCGTTCAGGGGGGCATATTCAACTCGCTGAACCGCGGGCTCGAACTGCTGGATCTGTCCGATGCCTATGGCAATGCGTCGCTGCCGATCTACGTGCTCAACGTTACTTATCCGCTGATCCCCGACGAGGTTCGCGATTTCTGCGCCGGCAAGCGTGCCGTGCTGGTGGTTGAGGAAGGCCAGCCCGAATTCATCGAGCACGAACTCAACACCCTGATCCGCCGCGCCGGTCTGGACACGACCGTTTGCGGGAAGGACGTTCTTCCGCGAGCGGGCGAATATACTGCCGACGCGATCCGTGAAGGGGTGTCCAAGTTCCTGCGCCAGCACGCACCCGGCCGCGCCCCGGCCGCGCAGTCCGCGCCGCCGCCCGCCCTCTCGCCCGCCAGCGTGCCCCAGCGGCCGGCAGGCTTCTGCACCGGCTGCCCCGAACGCCCGATCTTTTCCGCCATGAAACTGGTGCAGAAGGAAATCGGCGAACTCCACGTGTCCGCCGATATCGGCTGCCACCTGTTTTCGATCCTGCCGCCGTTTCATATCGGCAACACGACGATGGGCTACGGCCTCGGCACGGCTGGCGCTTCCGCGTTCAAGCCGGAAGGCAAGCGCGCCGTGGCGATCATGGGCGACGGCGGTTTCTGGCATAACGGGCTGACGTCTGGGATCGGCAACGCCGTCTTCAACCAGGACGACAACCTGACGATTATCGTCGACAACGGCTATTCTGCGGCGACTGGCGGGCAGGATATCCTCTCGTCGCGTGCGAAGCCGCCCCATCGCAAGACCAACAATCCTATCGAGCGCGCCGTGCGCGGCGTCGGGATCGCCTGGGCCAGGACACGCACCCGGACATACGATGTCGCCGGCATGCGCGATACCATCCGCGAAGCGCTAACCTCGCCCGAAAAAGGGCCAAAGGTGCTGATCGCCCAGTCCGAATGCCAGCTCAACCGGCAGCGCCGGCTGAAACCGCAGATTGCCCGCGCACTGAAGAGCGGGCAGCGCGTCGTGCGCGAACGTTTCGGCGTCGATCCCGATACCTGCACCGGCGACCACAGCTGCATCCGCCTGTCGGGCTGCCCCTCCCTGTCGATCCGCACAAATCCGGATCCGCTGCGGCAGGACCCGGTCGCCCACGTCGAAAACAGCTGCGTGGGTTGCGGTGTGTGCGGCGAAGTGAGCCACGCGGCGATCCTGTGTCCTTCGTTCTACAAGGCCCGGATCATCAGCAACCCCAGCCGGGGCGACCGTATTCGCCACCGGATGCGCCAGTGGGTGATCGGCTTTCTGCAGCGGCACGACGAACGCAAACTGGCGGCGAGGGCATTCTGA
- a CDS encoding cyclase family protein, with product MTNVLQQLASGIASGTIRTIDLTQTLSPDTPTLVLPPEFNQCAGFSKEEISRYDERGVGWYWNNFTVSEHTGTHFDAPIHWASGKDLPNNSADTIPPADFIAPAVVIDISQQSAADPDYLLTVADIEAWEATHGPIPPRSWVLLRTDWSKREGDAYTNRDDKGAHTPGPTTEAVRFLLEQRDIQGLGVETIGTDAGQAHLLEPAYPAHTLIHGAGRYGLQCLENLDLLPATGSVIVAAPLKIEDGSGSPLRVLALVAE from the coding sequence ATGACCAACGTTCTCCAGCAGCTCGCCAGCGGGATCGCTTCGGGTACGATCCGCACGATCGATCTCACCCAGACGCTGTCGCCCGACACCCCCACCCTCGTCCTGCCGCCCGAATTCAATCAGTGCGCCGGTTTCAGCAAGGAAGAGATCTCGCGCTACGACGAACGGGGCGTCGGCTGGTACTGGAACAACTTTACGGTCAGCGAGCACACCGGCACGCATTTCGACGCTCCGATTCACTGGGCATCGGGGAAAGACCTGCCGAACAATTCGGCCGATACGATTCCCCCGGCAGATTTCATTGCCCCGGCCGTGGTGATCGACATTTCGCAGCAATCCGCGGCTGACCCTGATTACCTGCTGACCGTTGCCGATATCGAGGCGTGGGAAGCGACCCATGGCCCCATCCCGCCGCGCAGCTGGGTCCTGCTGCGCACCGATTGGTCGAAGCGTGAAGGCGATGCCTATACCAACCGCGACGACAAGGGTGCGCATACACCCGGGCCCACGACCGAGGCAGTTCGCTTCCTGCTGGAACAACGCGACATTCAAGGCCTGGGCGTCGAAACGATCGGCACAGATGCCGGGCAGGCGCATCTGCTGGAGCCGGCATATCCCGCGCACACCCTCATCCACGGCGCAGGGCGCTATGGATTGCAATGCCTCGAAAATCTCGACCTGCTGCCTGCGACGGGCAGCGTGATTGTCGCCGCGCCGCTCAAGATTGAAGACGGTTCGGGAAGCCCGCTGCGCGTCCTCGCGCTGGTCGCGGAATAA